Proteins from one Mycobacterium sp. EPa45 genomic window:
- a CDS encoding LLM class F420-dependent oxidoreductase has product MKVAVVAPIGAGVTADPMWMAEFARHLEACGFESIIMAEHTVLVTEYTSVYPYDPSGRVDVAPECPVPDPLEMLAFLAGQTTTLGLATGVLVLPNHQPVMLAKRAATVDVLSGGRLRLCVGVGWLREEIEACGADFESRGRRADEQIDVLRALWTGSPDGVSHHGEFYDFDHAVSHPKPIATKGVPIHIGGHSRLAARRAGRLGDGFQPLGVAGGELATLVEVMRLAAEEAGRDPDALELSLGHLVAKVDADRAGRLVEAGADRLVLGMPPVTDLSEAEDLLSACAQRLGLSP; this is encoded by the coding sequence GTGAAGGTCGCCGTCGTCGCTCCCATCGGGGCCGGGGTCACCGCGGACCCGATGTGGATGGCCGAGTTCGCCCGCCATCTCGAGGCGTGCGGCTTCGAGTCGATCATCATGGCCGAGCACACGGTGCTGGTGACCGAATACACCAGCGTGTATCCCTACGATCCGTCCGGGCGGGTCGACGTTGCACCGGAGTGCCCGGTTCCCGATCCGCTGGAGATGCTGGCGTTCCTCGCCGGCCAGACCACGACGTTGGGCCTGGCCACCGGGGTGCTGGTGTTGCCCAATCACCAGCCGGTGATGCTGGCCAAGCGGGCCGCCACCGTCGACGTGCTGTCGGGTGGACGGCTGCGGCTGTGCGTCGGGGTCGGGTGGTTGCGCGAAGAGATCGAAGCGTGCGGAGCAGATTTCGAGAGCCGGGGCCGTCGCGCCGACGAGCAGATCGACGTGCTGCGGGCGCTGTGGACCGGCAGCCCCGACGGCGTCAGCCACCACGGCGAGTTCTATGACTTCGACCATGCCGTGTCACATCCGAAACCCATTGCCACCAAGGGTGTTCCGATTCACATCGGCGGGCACAGCCGACTTGCGGCCCGTCGGGCGGGACGTTTGGGCGATGGGTTCCAGCCGTTGGGAGTGGCCGGTGGGGAGCTTGCGACTCTGGTGGAGGTCATGCGGTTGGCCGCCGAGGAAGCCGGGCGCGACCCCGACGCCCTTGAGTTGTCACTCGGCCACCTGGTCGCCAAGGTCGACGCCGACCGAGCCGGACGGTTGGTCGAGGCCGGTGCCGATCGGCTCGTGCTGGGGATGCCGCCGGTGACTGACCTCTCCGAGGCCGAGGATCTGCTGTCGGCATGCGCGCAGCGACTGGGCCTGTCTCCGTGA
- a CDS encoding nuclear transport factor 2 family protein: MSLSIADRSALSGLVHRYAAAVDDQDVGAVIGLFAGDGELVLPEPPDVLTPVRSHSGPAEIRAALAAVTSVGRTHHSIDSEVYTPGSNPDVAHGRIAATAHHWSRRSEGITDLVWYLRYDDEYQRDETGWLVARRALTIDAIETRATRRLR; encoded by the coding sequence GTGAGCCTTTCGATCGCGGATCGATCGGCCTTGTCGGGTCTGGTGCATCGGTACGCGGCGGCGGTCGACGATCAGGATGTCGGAGCCGTGATCGGGTTGTTCGCGGGCGACGGCGAACTGGTGCTGCCGGAACCGCCGGATGTGCTGACCCCGGTGCGGTCGCACAGCGGGCCTGCAGAGATCCGCGCGGCACTGGCCGCGGTGACCAGCGTCGGGCGGACTCATCACAGCATCGATTCCGAGGTGTACACGCCGGGTTCGAATCCCGATGTCGCACATGGACGTATCGCGGCCACCGCACACCACTGGAGCCGGCGCTCCGAGGGCATCACCGACCTGGTGTGGTACCTGCGCTACGACGACGAGTACCAGCGGGACGAGACGGGTTGGCTCGTGGCCCGGCGGGCTCTGACGATCGATGCGATCGAGACGCGAGCAACCCGCCGCCTCAGGTAG
- a CDS encoding adenylate/guanylate cyclase domain-containing protein gives MTSTTAPAEYKQVTVLFADVVHSMDIAGFVGAERLREIMAGLVDRAAAVVRRYGGTLDKFTGDGIMALFGAPIALEDHALRACRAALEVGSSVSDLADEVRQRDGVDLRLRIGLNSGQVIAGEVGTVATGYTAIGEQVGLAQRMESVAPPGGVMLSSSTARLVESAAALGEPTRVHIKGAAQPVLARRLMGLLERGRPAAGIGSPLVGRRREMAAVEDLLENAINGHGAVVRVVGSPGVGKSRLVREVVALAADREVEVLTTYCESHTTDVPFHVIGRLLRAATGVSDLGGQEARDHVRARVPDADPEDLLLFDDLLGVADAEVALPNIDPDARRRRLTALVNTASLARKSPAVYVIEDAHWIDEVSESILTELITVMPQTSSLVVITYRPEHDGALTRVRGAETITLAPLSLTEATALVAGLVGSDPSVTGVADLIVERAAGNPFFAEEIARELAERGVLRGERSAYVSTAAAAEVSVPATVQATIAARIDRLDPAAKRTLSAAAVIGSKFTWDLLDALDVDPVLDDLVGAQFLDQSSLTQEPEYVFHHPLIRTVAYESQLKSDRAQMHQRLATAIEARDPESADQNAALIAEHLEAAGDWQAAYSWHMRAATWAASREVGAARASWERARDIADRRAEGDPDRLALRIAPRTMLCGTAYRLGGAVATAGFDELRTLCEAADDRVSLAMGMSGLLVPLTLNLRFHELAAPTDEYTGLLESIGNPDLIVGLMNTAAHPKLHAGEVAEALRLSERVIELADGDTTKGNFFFESPLAWGITLRGVARCSLGDPRWRDDLHTGFAMARTVGGITQSSVTTAGYGLPVLNRALLPDASIMRDTSAALENAERLGDDLSLAWARIAHGMILTRLSDVDQDAGSKLLKMGGAQARGHGDLFTAAIADIATAEYKHQIGAIDEAIEVARLVRSHLFASGEMLYRGPATTVLVESLLRRGTGRDLREARTAIDQLAAAPAEPGFVLYEVALGRLRALLAQAHGDEAGYRNCRDRYREMVTSLGFEGHLKWADEL, from the coding sequence GTGACGTCGACCACTGCACCGGCGGAATACAAGCAGGTCACGGTTCTCTTCGCGGACGTTGTTCACTCGATGGATATCGCCGGTTTCGTCGGCGCAGAGCGGCTCCGGGAGATCATGGCCGGACTGGTCGACCGGGCCGCCGCTGTGGTGCGGCGCTACGGCGGCACGTTGGACAAGTTCACCGGCGACGGGATCATGGCGCTGTTCGGCGCTCCGATCGCGCTCGAAGACCACGCCCTGCGGGCGTGCCGGGCTGCCTTGGAGGTCGGGAGTTCTGTCAGTGATCTTGCCGACGAGGTCAGGCAGCGCGACGGTGTAGATCTCCGGTTGCGGATCGGGTTGAACTCGGGGCAAGTGATCGCCGGCGAGGTCGGCACTGTCGCAACTGGTTACACCGCGATTGGCGAACAGGTCGGCCTGGCCCAGAGGATGGAGTCGGTGGCCCCGCCGGGCGGGGTGATGCTCAGTTCCTCGACCGCACGGCTGGTCGAGAGCGCCGCGGCGCTCGGTGAACCCACGCGTGTCCACATCAAAGGGGCGGCCCAGCCGGTGCTGGCGCGACGGTTGATGGGTCTGTTGGAGCGGGGTCGTCCTGCCGCAGGTATCGGGTCGCCTTTGGTAGGTCGGCGCAGAGAGATGGCTGCCGTCGAGGACCTCCTGGAGAACGCCATAAACGGGCACGGCGCGGTAGTCAGGGTGGTGGGCTCTCCGGGTGTCGGCAAGAGCCGTCTCGTCCGAGAGGTCGTGGCGCTGGCCGCCGACCGGGAGGTGGAGGTCTTGACTACGTATTGCGAATCGCACACCACCGATGTCCCGTTTCACGTGATCGGCCGGCTGCTGCGAGCGGCCACCGGAGTGAGCGATCTGGGCGGGCAGGAGGCCCGCGACCACGTGCGGGCCCGGGTTCCAGACGCAGACCCTGAGGACCTGTTGCTCTTCGATGACCTACTCGGTGTCGCCGATGCCGAGGTTGCTCTGCCGAACATCGATCCAGATGCCCGGCGGCGGCGGTTGACTGCTCTGGTCAACACGGCCTCGCTAGCCCGAAAGTCCCCGGCGGTCTATGTGATTGAGGACGCGCACTGGATCGACGAGGTCAGCGAATCGATCCTGACCGAGTTGATCACGGTGATGCCTCAGACCTCATCGCTGGTTGTGATCACCTACCGTCCCGAGCACGACGGGGCGCTTACTCGGGTACGTGGCGCAGAGACGATCACCCTGGCACCGCTCAGTCTCACCGAAGCCACGGCGTTGGTCGCTGGGCTGGTCGGGTCGGACCCCTCAGTCACCGGAGTGGCAGACCTGATCGTCGAGAGGGCTGCCGGGAACCCGTTTTTCGCCGAAGAGATCGCGCGGGAGCTGGCCGAGCGCGGTGTCCTGCGCGGCGAGCGGAGTGCGTATGTCTCGACAGCCGCCGCTGCCGAGGTCAGTGTGCCCGCAACCGTGCAGGCCACCATCGCCGCCCGTATCGACCGCCTGGACCCGGCAGCCAAACGCACTCTGAGCGCGGCAGCGGTCATCGGATCGAAGTTCACCTGGGACCTGCTTGACGCGCTGGACGTCGACCCTGTCCTCGACGACCTGGTGGGCGCACAGTTCCTGGATCAGAGCTCCCTCACTCAAGAACCCGAGTATGTGTTTCATCATCCCCTCATCCGAACCGTGGCCTATGAATCGCAACTGAAATCCGACCGCGCCCAGATGCATCAGAGGCTCGCCACCGCGATCGAAGCCCGTGACCCCGAGTCGGCTGACCAGAACGCCGCACTGATCGCTGAGCACCTAGAGGCTGCAGGCGACTGGCAAGCCGCCTACTCGTGGCATATGCGTGCGGCAACGTGGGCCGCCAGCCGTGAGGTCGGGGCTGCGCGGGCAAGTTGGGAACGTGCCCGCGACATCGCTGACCGGCGGGCAGAGGGTGATCCCGATCGACTGGCGCTACGGATAGCGCCCCGCACCATGTTGTGCGGCACCGCGTACCGGCTCGGCGGGGCCGTCGCCACCGCCGGCTTCGACGAGCTGCGAACATTGTGCGAAGCTGCCGACGATCGAGTCTCACTGGCAATGGGCATGTCCGGACTGCTGGTGCCGCTGACTTTGAACCTCCGATTTCACGAATTGGCAGCACCTACCGACGAATACACCGGCCTGCTCGAGTCGATCGGTAACCCCGACTTGATCGTCGGTCTGATGAACACGGCGGCCCACCCAAAACTCCATGCGGGTGAAGTCGCCGAGGCGCTCCGGTTGTCCGAGCGGGTCATCGAATTGGCCGATGGCGACACCACCAAAGGCAACTTCTTCTTCGAATCACCCCTTGCCTGGGGGATCACCCTGCGTGGCGTCGCCCGGTGCAGCCTCGGAGATCCAAGGTGGCGCGACGATCTACATACCGGATTCGCGATGGCTCGCACTGTGGGCGGGATAACCCAATCCAGTGTCACCACAGCTGGTTACGGATTACCTGTGCTCAACCGTGCGCTCCTGCCGGATGCGAGCATCATGCGGGACACATCTGCCGCTCTGGAAAATGCGGAGCGGCTCGGTGACGACCTGTCTCTGGCGTGGGCACGAATTGCGCACGGCATGATTCTGACGCGTCTCAGTGATGTGGATCAGGACGCCGGATCGAAACTTCTTAAGATGGGAGGGGCGCAAGCACGGGGACACGGCGACCTGTTCACCGCGGCAATAGCCGACATCGCGACCGCGGAATACAAGCATCAAATCGGCGCAATTGACGAGGCTATAGAAGTGGCCCGACTCGTCCGGAGCCACCTGTTCGCCAGCGGTGAAATGCTCTACCGCGGACCCGCGACTACCGTCCTGGTCGAATCATTGCTGCGTCGCGGCACCGGAAGGGACCTACGGGAAGCGCGGACCGCAATCGACCAACTCGCCGCCGCGCCAGCCGAACCCGGGTTCGTGCTCTATGAGGTGGCTTTGGGGCGGCTGCGCGCACTGCTGGCACAGGCACACGGTGACGAAGCCGGCTATCGCAACTGCCGGGACCGTTACCGCGAGATGGTGACATCGCTCGGTTTCGAGGGACACCTGAAGTGGGCCGACGAGCTGTAG
- a CDS encoding isopenicillin N synthase family oxygenase — protein MSGATSFQSVPVIDISGLRSADRAERDRVAAELGAAAREVGFFYISGTSVSDELFDRLLDATKQFFALPVGEKMKSYIGLSTCHRGYVPVGEEGFYGDKPDFKEAFDTALDLPADDPDHLAGNPMLGPNVWPELPGFAETVTAYYRAVLAVGQDLLGAFAIALGEDPDTFTKHATKTPSQLRLVYYPHNPDAEDAQGIGAHTDYECFTLLKPTAPGLEVLNGAGEWIDVPPIPGTFVVNVGDMLELWTNGAFVATSHRVRKVKEERYSFPLFFNVDYHTVVQPLPQFTDGSSRPALVAGEHLFAQTAQTFAYLRSRLESGELVLPDGSLETGTFGQQALQSRG, from the coding sequence GTGAGCGGGGCGACATCATTTCAATCGGTACCCGTCATCGACATCAGCGGATTGCGGTCCGCTGACCGGGCCGAGCGTGACCGGGTCGCGGCCGAACTCGGCGCTGCCGCCCGCGAGGTGGGGTTCTTCTACATCTCCGGCACCTCAGTCAGTGACGAGCTGTTCGACCGGTTGCTCGATGCGACCAAGCAGTTCTTCGCCCTGCCGGTCGGGGAAAAGATGAAGTCCTACATTGGACTGTCGACCTGCCACCGCGGTTATGTGCCCGTTGGGGAGGAGGGCTTCTACGGCGACAAGCCCGATTTCAAAGAGGCGTTCGATACCGCACTGGACCTGCCCGCCGACGACCCCGACCATCTGGCGGGCAATCCGATGCTCGGACCCAATGTGTGGCCGGAACTCCCCGGTTTCGCTGAGACGGTCACCGCGTACTACCGGGCCGTACTCGCAGTCGGCCAGGATCTGTTGGGCGCCTTCGCGATCGCGCTGGGAGAGGATCCGGACACCTTCACCAAGCATGCGACCAAGACGCCGAGCCAACTGCGGCTGGTCTACTATCCGCACAATCCGGATGCCGAAGACGCCCAGGGCATCGGCGCGCACACCGACTACGAATGCTTCACCCTGCTCAAACCCACCGCGCCCGGACTGGAAGTACTCAACGGGGCCGGCGAGTGGATCGACGTGCCGCCGATCCCCGGGACGTTCGTAGTCAACGTCGGCGACATGCTCGAGCTGTGGACCAACGGCGCATTCGTCGCCACTTCGCACCGGGTGCGCAAAGTCAAAGAGGAGCGGTATTCGTTCCCGCTGTTCTTCAACGTCGACTACCACACCGTGGTGCAGCCCCTGCCGCAGTTCACCGACGGATCGTCGCGACCTGCGCTGGTGGCCGGCGAGCACCTGTTCGCCCAGACCGCGCAGACATTCGCGTACCTACGATCACGGTTGGAGAGCGGCGAGCTGGTGCTGCCGGACGGGTCCCTGGAGACCGGCACGTTCGGACAGCAGGCGTTGCAGTCGCGGGGGTGA
- a CDS encoding allantoicase, producing MTGLDLASRAVGGSVVAASDESFGFKERLIDPVEPAFVPGTFDLRGEVVDGWETRRHATAPDWAIVRLGVPGRLRTVDVDTRFFTGNHPTGATVYAATLRPDQDPCDGDVNWRRLAPPTVLKADGHNPIAVDDRRCYTHLKLVIASDGGVARLRAYGDPVPDPALWSGVTVEVSCAEQGGRVEHCSDTFYSDARAIIAADRPQNMGSGWEARRRRDIGPDTHDAVTISFLVPTDLERVEIDTSYFVFNASREVCVYGTREQPDARRPWWALPFDEIVLPRTRLLADARQVFVVDAAAITAIRVQAYPDGGIARVRALGRPTEAGLAELRTQWEAAQ from the coding sequence ATGACCGGACTGGACCTGGCCTCCAGGGCTGTCGGTGGCAGCGTCGTAGCGGCCAGCGACGAATCGTTCGGCTTCAAGGAGCGACTGATCGACCCGGTCGAACCCGCGTTCGTGCCAGGGACTTTCGACCTGCGCGGCGAAGTGGTCGACGGCTGGGAGACCCGCAGGCATGCGACAGCACCCGACTGGGCAATCGTCCGGCTCGGGGTGCCGGGGCGCCTGCGCACCGTCGACGTCGACACCCGCTTCTTCACCGGAAATCATCCGACCGGCGCCACCGTCTACGCGGCGACTCTGAGGCCCGATCAGGACCCGTGCGATGGAGATGTGAACTGGCGGCGGCTGGCGCCCCCGACGGTGCTGAAAGCGGACGGGCACAACCCGATCGCGGTCGACGACCGGCGCTGCTACACCCATCTCAAGCTGGTGATCGCCTCTGACGGCGGGGTCGCCAGACTGCGGGCGTACGGCGATCCGGTTCCGGACCCCGCGCTGTGGTCCGGGGTGACTGTCGAGGTGTCGTGCGCCGAGCAGGGCGGACGCGTCGAGCACTGCAGCGACACGTTTTACTCCGACGCGCGGGCGATCATCGCCGCCGACCGGCCACAGAACATGGGTTCCGGCTGGGAAGCCCGGCGCCGCCGCGACATCGGCCCGGACACCCACGACGCGGTGACGATCTCGTTCCTGGTGCCAACCGACCTGGAGAGGGTCGAAATCGACACGTCGTACTTCGTGTTCAATGCCTCCCGCGAGGTGTGCGTGTACGGCACCCGGGAGCAGCCCGATGCGCGACGGCCGTGGTGGGCGCTGCCCTTCGACGAGATCGTGCTGCCCCGCACCCGGCTGCTCGCGGACGCGCGGCAGGTGTTCGTGGTCGACGCCGCTGCGATCACCGCCATTCGGGTCCAGGCTTATCCGGACGGCGGAATCGCCAGGGTCCGGGCGCTGGGCCGGCCCACCGAGGCCGGATTGGCCGAGCTGCGCACGCAGTGGGAGGCAGCGCAGTGA
- a CDS encoding aspartate/glutamate racemase family protein: MKILVLNPNTSATMTAEIEAAARAAAAPRTEIVSAQPSFGADAIDSAAESYLSAVGVMDVVATQLAAGTFDADAVVLAGFGEHGKDALQEMLDVPVLDIAESAVHVAHLIGRRFSVITTLARSIAPIEDRLLLAGVAAHCVSVRACGLGTAEVDADPSGAVAAIVAEAERAVTQDGADVICLGCAGMAGVTAAITEKLGVPAVDGVAAAVGLAQMLVGLGLSTSKGGVYAAGPDNPRTHWPLSQALGS, encoded by the coding sequence GTGAAGATACTGGTGCTCAACCCCAATACGTCGGCCACGATGACCGCCGAGATCGAAGCCGCGGCCCGGGCTGCCGCCGCTCCGCGCACCGAAATCGTCTCAGCACAGCCCAGTTTCGGCGCGGACGCGATCGACTCCGCGGCGGAAAGCTACCTGTCCGCCGTTGGGGTGATGGATGTCGTCGCCACCCAACTGGCCGCGGGAACCTTCGACGCCGACGCGGTGGTCTTGGCGGGATTCGGCGAGCACGGCAAGGATGCACTGCAGGAGATGCTCGACGTTCCGGTGCTCGACATCGCTGAATCCGCGGTCCACGTCGCGCATCTGATCGGCCGGCGGTTTTCGGTGATCACCACCCTGGCCCGCTCGATCGCTCCGATCGAGGACCGGCTCCTGCTGGCGGGTGTGGCCGCGCACTGTGTGTCGGTGCGGGCGTGCGGACTCGGGACAGCGGAGGTCGACGCCGATCCGTCCGGCGCGGTCGCCGCGATCGTTGCGGAAGCCGAACGGGCCGTGACGCAGGATGGCGCCGACGTGATCTGCCTGGGCTGCGCGGGAATGGCGGGTGTGACCGCCGCGATCACTGAGAAACTCGGGGTGCCCGCCGTCGACGGGGTGGCCGCCGCGGTAGGGCTGGCGCAGATGCTGGTCGGGCTAGGCCTGTCGACCAGTAAGGGCGGGGTGTACGCCGCCGGACCGGACAATCCGCGCACGCACTGGCCGCTGTCACAGGCGCTGGGCTCATGA
- the allB gene encoding allantoinase AllB, whose protein sequence is MSVAAVEHVIRAPRAVVDGAVRPLAIGVADGVIRVVDSFDAELGACDQTVLDPEVVLLPGLVDTHVHINEPGTDWEGFASATAAALAGGITTVVDMPLDSDPVTTTVAALGVKRSAADGACRVDTGFWGGIVPGNLETFGELAAAGVLGFKCFLSESGNADFPPLDPDQFHAAMAIVAELDSVLLVHAESARVLAGCPSPTGRTYGDFLRSRPDAVEQDAVRIVLDAVADTGARAHIVHVSSAEVLPMIAGAKSAGLPVTAETCPHYLTFAAEDIADGATMFAACPPIRGEGNRDLLWAALADGTLDMVVSDHSPCAPEQKDLIGGDFGRAFGGISSLQIALPALWTQAARAGFGLPEVCRWMAQAPAELAGLADRGVIAPGNRADFCVFDPAVSWVVRGAELRHRHSVTPYEGVALTGAVRQMWRGGQVVGEDSRGELLRAGIREPA, encoded by the coding sequence GTGAGCGTGGCCGCCGTCGAGCACGTCATTCGCGCACCGCGTGCTGTGGTCGACGGTGCGGTGCGCCCGCTCGCGATCGGGGTGGCGGACGGCGTGATTCGGGTCGTCGATTCCTTCGACGCCGAGTTGGGCGCCTGCGACCAGACGGTGCTCGACCCGGAGGTGGTGTTGCTTCCGGGCCTGGTGGACACCCATGTCCATATCAACGAGCCCGGCACCGATTGGGAGGGATTCGCATCGGCCACCGCCGCTGCGCTGGCCGGTGGCATCACCACGGTGGTGGACATGCCGCTGGACAGCGACCCGGTGACCACCACGGTGGCGGCTTTAGGCGTCAAGCGTTCCGCGGCCGACGGTGCCTGCCGGGTGGACACCGGGTTCTGGGGCGGCATCGTGCCCGGCAATCTCGAGACCTTCGGGGAGCTGGCCGCTGCGGGAGTGCTCGGGTTCAAGTGCTTTCTGTCCGAATCGGGGAACGCCGATTTCCCGCCGCTCGATCCTGATCAGTTCCACGCGGCGATGGCCATTGTGGCAGAACTTGATTCGGTGCTGCTGGTTCATGCGGAAAGCGCGCGGGTTCTGGCCGGCTGCCCCTCGCCGACCGGTCGGACCTACGGTGATTTCCTGCGCTCACGCCCGGACGCGGTCGAGCAGGATGCGGTGCGCATCGTGCTCGACGCGGTCGCCGACACCGGCGCCCGCGCCCACATCGTGCACGTCTCCAGTGCTGAGGTGTTGCCGATGATCGCCGGCGCCAAGTCGGCAGGCCTGCCGGTGACCGCCGAAACCTGCCCGCATTACCTGACGTTCGCCGCTGAAGACATCGCCGATGGCGCAACGATGTTCGCGGCATGCCCACCCATCCGCGGCGAGGGCAACCGCGACCTGCTGTGGGCCGCGCTGGCCGATGGCACGCTGGACATGGTGGTCTCCGACCACTCGCCGTGCGCTCCAGAGCAGAAGGACCTGATCGGCGGAGACTTCGGCCGCGCGTTCGGCGGGATCAGCTCTTTGCAGATCGCACTGCCCGCGCTGTGGACTCAAGCCGCCCGGGCGGGATTCGGCTTGCCCGAGGTGTGCCGGTGGATGGCGCAGGCCCCCGCCGAGCTGGCCGGACTCGCCGACCGCGGTGTGATCGCCCCCGGGAATCGCGCCGACTTCTGCGTGTTCGACCCGGCTGTTTCGTGGGTGGTGCGGGGCGCCGAACTAAGGCACCGACATTCGGTGACCCCCTATGAGGGCGTGGCACTGACCGGAGCGGTACGGCAGATGTGGCGGGGCGGACAGGTGGTCGGCGAGGACAGCCGCGGTGAATTGCTTCGTGCCGGAATCCGGGAGCCGGCGTGA
- a CDS encoding N-acyl homoserine lactonase family protein has translation MALGDGKVRRIVLLTLGWEELPKAVSVYGAPRKLRLREPVPGVLLQTDGGWVLLDTGFNTALIRDPALYRRFYPTVEYIPVLPGPGEPIEESLHDIGIDVDDIHLVALSHLHHDHAGGVKLFAGKVPVHAQRREVEYGLSNHPEPERHAIARIDFDDPRIDWVLADGEAEIAPGITAVPTYGHTPGHQSFVVDLDDAVGGGGFVFAFDAADLTENIEQELPIGGFIDVDPAETVEPIRRLKRLASEKGYELVPGHDPHVWPELTERFAQRFGPVTPP, from the coding sequence GTGGCCCTGGGAGACGGCAAGGTTCGGCGGATCGTTCTGCTGACGCTGGGTTGGGAGGAGCTACCCAAGGCGGTGTCGGTGTACGGCGCGCCGCGGAAGCTGCGATTGCGCGAGCCGGTGCCCGGCGTGCTGCTGCAGACCGACGGTGGCTGGGTGCTGCTCGACACCGGCTTCAACACCGCGTTGATCCGGGATCCTGCGCTGTACCGACGGTTCTATCCGACCGTCGAGTACATCCCGGTCCTCCCAGGGCCGGGGGAGCCGATCGAGGAGTCGTTGCACGACATCGGCATCGACGTCGACGACATCCACCTCGTGGCGCTGTCGCACCTGCACCACGACCATGCCGGCGGCGTGAAGCTGTTCGCCGGCAAGGTGCCGGTGCATGCGCAGCGCCGCGAGGTGGAGTACGGGCTTTCGAATCATCCTGAGCCCGAACGCCATGCGATCGCCCGCATCGACTTCGACGATCCTCGCATCGACTGGGTGCTGGCCGACGGTGAAGCCGAGATCGCGCCCGGAATCACCGCGGTCCCCACCTATGGGCACACACCGGGGCACCAGAGCTTCGTCGTCGATCTCGACGATGCGGTGGGTGGCGGTGGATTCGTGTTCGCGTTCGACGCCGCGGACCTCACGGAGAACATCGAGCAGGAGTTGCCGATCGGTGGCTTCATCGACGTCGACCCGGCCGAAACCGTGGAACCGATCCGCCGGCTGAAACGCCTGGCCTCCGAGAAGGGGTACGAGCTGGTGCCCGGCCACGACCCGCATGTGTGGCCGGAGCTGACCGAGCGATTCGCGCAGCGGTTCGGCCCGGTGACGCCGCCGTGA